The following is a genomic window from Manihot esculenta cultivar AM560-2 chromosome 9, M.esculenta_v8, whole genome shotgun sequence.
ACAATAGCACCCCAATCATGAGCTACAAGGAACACTTGCTCTGATCCAAGTTGATCAATGATAGCTATAAGGTAACTTTTTAAGTGATTGTCTAATACTCTCATACTTTTagtagaaaaatatttattatattttctctctcataattaatatattttttactaaCAGAAAGAAAAGTATTGAACAGATATCACTCAATTTTAATTGATATCGCAAgttatcaaaatatttaaagaaaaaaattatttaaaaaaattaaaataaaaaaatttgatataCATAATCTCTCCTTCAGTTagctattattttaaaaagattaaaagagtatattaattaaattgttccaattttactcttatttttattaatatacaaattacttttataaatttcttttcCGTCAATAAAGAATTAGTTtactataattttgataatttaattattttttaaataggtATTTATAAATAGATAAACGTTGTAATTTTTGTTTTGACCGTTTTAATTGGTTTGCTATATATCGTAGTTGGTAAAACTAAATATAATTTGCAGATCACTAAAGCCCGTTTCTATTGGATGGTGAAGCTGTATTATCCTTGATGAGAGGTTAACCATATAAATCCATTTCCAAAAATAGACAAATACCCTTTAAAAGACCAGAGGCCATTTAAACTTTTATCTAAACAATATCAACAGGAAAAAAGATGTCTTTCTCAAACtactacttcttcttcttcattgttCTTGCAATCCCTACTCACCTAGCTGCAGATTTTGCACCTGACAATTGCGAAAAAACCCCATTTTTAGGCGAATGCACGTCGCTTTTGAAATCAGCCCCAGAAGCAGATAAAAAAGATGTGCAAAGCTTTGCAAAATTTGCACTAAAAACGACATGTTCAAATGGAGTTACAATGCAGGAGAAAATTTCCTCATTGTTGAAAACAACTTCAGATGAATTCGTCAAGAAATGCCTCACAAAGTGCTCTGAGCTCTACTTAGGTTCAACCAAAAAGCTTGAAGAGTCCATTGTAGCTTTCGATTCTAAAGCTTATAAGGATGTTCAGGCATCGCTCACGGAAGCAATCGCAGGGTCAGACGATTGTAGGGTTTCATTTAAAGAAAAAGTTGAGGCTGAAGATCCATTGGGTGATTTGAACTTTGAGTTTAACAAGCTTTGCTCAGTTTCTAAAAAATTAGTAGAAATGGCAGAGACAAACTAGCCTATGTGTTTATATGCATGTATGGATGATATCCTCTTAAAACATTAATGTAATTGGAGGAAAtctcattaaaaataattttgattttaatttaactatgttcttttaacattttattttctcaatctCATATAAAACTATCCATAATCATTATTCTTGATTTCATAACtcgtatataaaaataatttctgaaaaataatttatatataaaaataattttcgtcagaaaaaattttcataaaaaaattattttttaaaaaataacttattttttattatttgattgcaATTTGAAGAATcggaaatattataaaaattctcaaattttataaaattatataaaaaaactaaatcaCTTATGCTTTTcttctcttaattttatttccTTATAACTTTCAATTAGTTTTAACTAGaagaaatatataattatattaatttggtATTATGATAATtagtaatattatattttccttgattttttcttcttttacaaTATTAAAGCAGTGTTagaaaaaagagagaggaaTGTATGATATCTATAATCCTAGGAAATTATAATGTACTAGTGAAGAGATGAAGGGGAAAAATTTACTGTTCATTAATGATATCAACcaattaaataaaagtaaaacactctagtttttttttttttttgaattaaaatctaGTTTTTTAGGCAAATATCGATCAATgggtacaaaaaaaaaaaaaaaacctctttCAACGTTTTGTCAAGTAAGGTACATAGGGCACTCCTGTGCCCTTGATCCTGGTATCTCCTCGGAGGAATCTTTCTAGTGTGAATTTATAGCCCGTTGGTGATTAAGGCTCTTGATTCCATTCCAGGCAACGCGAGATTTCTTGTCGGAATCAGGCTCATAGCTGTTCAATTCTGCACACCAACAAGTTTGTCAAATCAAAAATCCAcaagcaataaaaataacatGAAACAATAATCAAACATAACAAATTAAGCAAAGAAAACGATAAACATGATActttgattaaaaatttttttgtgCTGTAACAACAATACAGTTTTCTTTTCAGCtcaatttttattcaattaaaatagagAATAAATACAGAATAAATTCTCATGTAACGCTTCACGTTCCTAAAGATTTGCTCCAGCAAATCTATGACTAACCAACAACTAATAACACACTAAACAACATGCTATACAAAAAAACAAACCAACTTAACTATAGTTTGTGACAGTCCTTACTTTGCCTATATTTTGATAGGGTAATGGGTGTTACAAGGttattcaacatccatccacaacaataataaattatgtaatGCATTATATTTGTGAAttataatgcaaaacaacctaattacatatatatggcattcgtgatgcatgagcatgtttaaaaagtttaatttctttaaaataatatatcagtttagttctactcacctctgcctaATGCTTGCCTAGtactgaagcagttatctcactacaAGCCTTTTCGGTCTTctaagtccgatcctacatagatggagTTAAATGAGGGACCATTAACCCCCCAAGAAACCCCTATAAACATATAAGAACACACATAGGAAATGAGCTGGAGAAGGCTgagcagaggactttcggcagcaagtccggcagccgaaggtccctcacagattcgAAGGTCAAAACCTTTGAGGGCAGGTTAGGTGGCCAAatggctgcctccacaggcaagttcgacagccgaacctgggttctccagcaaggcaaaaCCCAATTCTGCTCTAAACTCATAGCCACCAAAAACTCCCAATCTCAAATGCAACAGCCTATAATCAACCGTACAcacacaacatgcataaaagaaaTCTAGAGCTAGCCTAATCCTCATCATGCATCATCAATAATACAAGAAGAATCCTCCATTACTccaaaaatagaaatttaaactcaaaaacaaaaatgtaaagacccgaaaaccggaccgctaccggcgctaagattcagatcgacttaaggtcaccggaacccgtagcaagcctactatacgtcctgttatacctgataaaatcccatacatgatcatacatttacaaaaaacttaaatatttcatgaaaccaagctcaacctgtgcatgtatcataagctgaaaacataaaatccatactagagccctcctcaaatgctctagtatggttaatATATATGCCTCaacttagttcaaacataactcataattaaaacttttacataaagatcatgttaacagagattataaaaatagaaactagggccaagcataattaaaatccattaaaatattacgtgtccacaactattctattacatcaaACTGTACCAGAAGCTATGATGACTTTCTCaagctatctctgaccctgcaaatctggggttagggaaaagggataAACTACAAGAGtttagtgagcagaacagtaaaaacagtttaataaacatatgcttatATGGAATGCACCACagtacaaacaattcacatcaagatggacttgtcaccagtaaccctctacataatccaatatgctcggccctcgatggagctcctcaggactttcgcttaaacataacataacatatcaaaaaatgtcaagggcgtagaatgggcctcgacttggactttctcttacatattgccaaggcgtaaaatgggcctcgacttggacttccgtatcatatcatatcatatcatatcgagggctagtgggtcatccaacatccatccacatcaataataaattatgcaatgcatcatattcatgaattctaatgcaaaacaacctaatacataaacatgacattcatgatgcatgaacatgcttaaaagtttagttactttAACAAAAatggttcagttctactcacctctggctgacgctttctTAACACTggagcagttatctcactgctggcctctatGGTCTCCCAGGTcagatcctacacagatggactcaaatgagggaccaaacatatctctaacaagactctaaacatctcccccaaaaccccctaaaatataacaaaacatgcataggaaataagcaaaggaaggctgggcagagcaGGTTCGATGGCTGAAGGTCCCTtttagatccgaaagtcactaattttcgagggcaggttcggcggcccgaaagcccttcacagatccgaaagtcaccaaccttcgggggcaggttcgatgGCCTAACCCCTTCACATATtcgaaagtccatgctttcgggggcaggttaggcggccaaaaggctgcctccacaagcaggtttggcggccgaactttgcttcggcggccgaaccttgctttggcggccgaacctgggttctctagaatggtagaacccgattctgcctcatgCCCACAGCCACCAAAACCTTCCAACCtcacacccaacttctcaaaaacatgcatatacactcaTTCATGCATAAAGGGGCAAAAAACTattctaaaccccaacaaacatcaacaaaaCAACATAAGAGCAAACATTTAACATAAACTCTAACCCATAacctaaaactttagatctacccatttcatgcattataaTCCCTTAACCCTtcctaaaacttatttaaaacacaaaaaaaaaaaaaaacaaggatctaggcttacctcttggagatctaaggtGACAGGaaccccaacgtggagatgaggCAAcacggtctccggaggtctccaaggtttaaaaacttggattcaagctcgaaacttcaaaaacaagagaaaaaccataaattttctaggagatttgaaggaaaaacaataaGGATA
Proteins encoded in this region:
- the LOC110607864 gene encoding uncharacterized protein LOC110607864; its protein translation is MSFSNYYFFFFIVLAIPTHLAADFAPDNCEKTPFLGECTSLLKSAPEADKKDVQSFAKFALKTTCSNGVTMQEKISSLLKTTSDEFVKKCLTKCSELYLGSTKKLEESIVAFDSKAYKDVQASLTEAIAGSDDCRVSFKEKVEAEDPLGDLNFEFNKLCSVSKKLVEMAETN